CCGGAGGGCTGAACCCGGCCGGCCTTGCCGAGAGCCTTCAGGGGGTGGCAAAGGAGCTCGGCGTAAGTCCCAAGATCGCCTACATCGAGGGGGACGACCTGATGGCGAGGCTGGAGGAGCTTAACGGGAAGGGAGAGGCCTTCACCCATCTCGACAAGGGGATCGGTCTCAAGGAGGCGGGGGCGAACCCGATCACCGCAAATGCCTATCTCGGCGGCTGGGGAATAACAAAGGCCCTCTACGAGGGGGCGGACATCGTGGTCACCGGCAGGGTGACTGACGCCTCCGTGATAAGCGGGCCGTGCGCGTGGAAGTTCGGCTGGAAGGTGGACGACTGGGACAGGCTCGCCGGGGCGTACGTAGCAGGCCACATCATCGAGTGCGGCGCCCAGGCCACCGGCGGGAACTACTCATTCTTCGAAGAGGTACCCTCCTTCAAGAACGTGGGATACCCGATAGCGGAGGTCTTCGAGGACGGCTCGTTTACCATCACCAAGCACCCGAACACCGGGGGCCTTGTGTCGGTTGATACTGTGAAGGCCCAACTCCTCTACGAGATAGGGGGGCCGGGTTATCTTACGCCGGATGTGATAGCGAGGTTTGACACGATAGAGATTTCCCAGGAGGGCAAAGACAGGGTTAGGGTGACGGGTGTCAAGGGTGAGCTGCCGACCGACACCACAAAGGTGTGCATGAACGTCCTCGGTGGGCACAAGAACTCCATGACGGTCATCATCACCGGCCTCGACATAGAGAAGAAGGCGAAGATCTTCGAGGATACCTTCTTCGACAGCATGGGGGGAAAGGACCAGTTCCAGAAGGTGCACGTGGAGCTGGTGAGGTCGGACAAGGATGACCCGTCAACGAACGAGGAGGCCTTCGCCCAGCTGAGGATCACCGTCATAGACCCGGACTCCAACAAGGCGGGGCGGCTCTTTTCTGCAAAGATTGTCGAGCTCGCGCTTGCCAGCATCCCCGGATTCACGCTCACCAGCCCCCCCACCAACGGGACACCCACGATCTTTCACTGGCCGGCCCTGGTTTCCAAGGAGCATTTAGTCCAGAGGGTTTACGTTAACGGGAGCGAGTTTCAGGTAGTGTCGGCAAAGGCCGAGGGGAAGGCGGAGTCCATAAAACCCATCGAGGTGAAGATACCTGATGTGCCCAAGGGGAAGATGGTTAAAATACCCCTGGGCCGCGTCTACGCCACCCGCTCCGGGGACAAGGGGGGGAACGCGAACCTAGGCGTCTGGGGGAAGAGTCCTGAGGCGTTCTCGTACCTGAGGGAGTACCTGACGACGAAAAGGCTCAAGGAGCTTCTCCCCGACATGGCGCCCTACGAGATAGACCGCTACGAGCTCCCTAACCTGCTTGCGCTCAACTTTTACATCCACGGCGTTCTGGGTGAGGGGGCGGCGGCCTCCGTCAGGATGGACCCTCTGGCGAAGTCGCTGGGGGAATACTTGAGGGCAAAGATGATCGACGTGCCGGAGTCTCTTGTCTAATGTCTAAAGGGATTTGTTTATAAGTGTCCAAAGATTGATAGAACCGGGAATTCAGGGGGCGGGTCACCGGGTGGCGTCTGTTATTCCCTTGGGAAGTGGGATTTTAAATAACATGTCATTCCCGCGCAAGCGGGAATCCAGATTAATATCTTACTGGATTCCCGGTCGAGCTGGGAATGACAGCATAGATTCCCGGTCGAGCTGGGAATGACAGCATAGATTCCCGGTCGAGCTGGGAATGACAGCATAGATTCCCAGTCGAGCTGGGAATGACAGAATAGCAGCCCCTGTATCTGCATAAGCAGTACGGGCAAAACCCACTGGGGCATGTTAATACAATTATGCAAGTCTGTCCTTGCTGCCCGTTGTCTGAAAGGCAACAATTGAACGGCAGGATATTGAAGAGATAGAAAGAAGGATTTTTTTATGGAGTTAAGAGAGATTTTGAGGCGGCGGCGGTCCGTAAGGTCATTTCAGGAGAGGGAGGTTCCAACGGAGCTTGTGAAAGAGGTCATCGCCGATGCGTGCCTCGCGCCGAGCTCAGGAAACGGCCAGCCTTGGAAGTTTATTGTCGTCAACGACCAGGATACGATAAGGAGGCTGTCGGACGAGAGCAAGGCGGCGCTTCTCTCAGATATTGAGAAGGACCCGAAGTTGTCGGTCAATAGATACGCGGGCGCCATCAAAAACGAGGAGTTTAACGTTTTCTACAACGCCCCGTGCCTCGTCCTTATTGTGGGGGAGAGAAAGCTCAATTCCCTCCCTGTGGACTGCGCCCTCGCGGCGTCCTATTTCATGTTTTCGGCGGCCGAAAGGGGATTGGGGACATGCTGGGTCGGCCTCGGATCGCAGATACGTAGCAGGAAGACGAGGGAGGAGATTGGCCTCCCCGATGATTATGCAATTGTGGCGCCAATAGCGGTCGGCTACCCGGAGAGGGTGCCGGAGCCCACGCCGAGAAACGCGCCGAAGATCCTCAAGGTTATCGACTGACCTGAAATGATATATTATGTCATTCCCGCGAAAGCGGGAATCCAGCAATATATGTCATTCCCGTGAAAACGGGAATCCAGAGGGATGGGTGTTTGTGTGTTGGGAGGGCGGGTGACACTGATATTTAACTGGATTCCCAATCGAGTTGGGAATGACAGAATAAGTTCCCAGAAAAGCTGGGAATGACAGTATAGATTACCAATAGAGTTGGGAATGACAGCATAGATTCCTGTGGGTCGGGCGGCACTGACAATACAAATTATTTCCCTTTCCCTCTCTATGATGATAAAATAGAAGTCGTGTCTTTGAAATAGGAGGTAAAAATGAAAGGGGAAGACTATAAAATAAAAACAGCTGGCTTGAAACTCGGTTTTTCAAGGGGGGTGCCCGCCTTCCTTTGCTTAATCCTCTTTGCCTTCTTTACTGTTGTGCTGATATTTCCCCTGTCCGCCCAGGCGGCGCCGGTGAAGATCATCTTTCTCCATCACTCCTGCGGCCAGGGGCTGATAAACGGCGGGAACGTGAGAGAGGGACTGACGGCGAAGGGGTATCAATTTTACGACCACGGCTACAACGAGGAGGGGCTTAGAGACGCAAAAGGTTCGTACACCGGCAGGAACTTCAACGTCCCCGGAGACAACACCGACCCGGACGGCTATGCCGCGATATTCACCCAGAAGCTAACATCGCCCCCGAAAAACACGTTTAGCCACCTGATACAGTACGACGTTATACTCTTCAAGTCATGCTTCCCGGTAAGCAACATAGAGAGCGACGAGCAGCTCAACCAGTACAAGTCCTACTACCGCACCATCATAAACAGGATGGACCAATACCCGAACAAGACCTTCATCATCGTAACCCAGCCGCCCCTCGTTCCTAACGAGACCAGCCCCGCCGCCGCAAGGCGCGCCAGGGCGTTTACAAGCTGGCTCAAGTCCGACGGGTTCCTCAATGGCCGCAAGAACGTCTTCGTCTTCGACTTCTTTGACCTCCTCGCCGGAGGCGACAACATGCTAAAGCCGGGGTACCGCGTGGGCAACCACGACTCCCACCCTAACGACAGGGCGAACCGGGAGATCGGCCCGAAGTTCGTGAGCTTTATCGAAAGCGTGATAAAGAAGAGGGGCGTTGTCGGGTCTGGCCCCATGCCGAAGGAAACCGCCGCCGAGGAGCCGCCGGAGATAGAAGAATCCCCGCCGGCGGAGACTATACCTGAGACAAGGACACCCAAAAGCCCCGCGGTAAAGTCTTCTTTGATTGACGGCTTCGAGACCGACTCTCCCAACTGGGAGGTGGGGGCCGGCGACGGGTCCACCGTGGAGATAAAATTCGACGAGGGGAAGAAGAAGAGCGGAAACCGCTCCTTGAAGGCAAACTACAGCGTAAAGAGGGACGGGTGCGGCGGCTTCGGCCGCTACTTCGATAGCCATCAGAACTGGGGCGCCTACGGCGGATTCTCGGTCTGGATATATTCCGAGAAGGGGGGAGAGGATATGACCCTGATCCTATTTTCCGGGGAGGTGGGGAGTGCCACCCCCTTCGAAACCGGCTTCAGGACCGCCAGCGGCTGGAAGCTCTATTCATTTTTGTGGTCGGAGTTCAAGAGGTCCGGATGGGCGAGTGAGGGGGGACTTACAAAGATTGACCCGAAGAAGATGACTGGATTCGGCGTAAACGTATGCGATTACAGCAAGAGCATCAAGGGGACGATCTGGCTCGACGACATCGGCCTCGTCTCCAAGTAGGGTGTGAGGGAAGCGGCCATCCCCTAACATCTTTCGGATAAAAAAACCTGGGGTCGGAATCGGATTCAATATCTTGAATAGATTCCGCCCCTTTTTTGTTTATCGATGTTCAGTTATCTAAATTCCCTTAAGCCTTTCCCTTCCACCTGTCGGGAGAGCCGGTGAGCGCCGTCAATATTCTTTCCTTCTCCTCCTCCGATAATCCCATATCGTCGTAGTCGTCACCCTTGCGACGCCTTATCTCGTTCATGCAGACGGCGTGGGTGTGGGAGTTTAGGGGGAACTTCGT
This genomic interval from Candidatus Zymogenus saltonus contains the following:
- a CDS encoding DUF1446 domain-containing protein; translated protein: MTDDKKLIIANCSGFFGDRFSAAKEMVEGGPIDFLTGDYLAELTMAILFRKRLKDPKGGYVSTFLKQMEEVMGTCMDKGIKVVANAGGLNPAGLAESLQGVAKELGVSPKIAYIEGDDLMARLEELNGKGEAFTHLDKGIGLKEAGANPITANAYLGGWGITKALYEGADIVVTGRVTDASVISGPCAWKFGWKVDDWDRLAGAYVAGHIIECGAQATGGNYSFFEEVPSFKNVGYPIAEVFEDGSFTITKHPNTGGLVSVDTVKAQLLYEIGGPGYLTPDVIARFDTIEISQEGKDRVRVTGVKGELPTDTTKVCMNVLGGHKNSMTVIITGLDIEKKAKIFEDTFFDSMGGKDQFQKVHVELVRSDKDDPSTNEEAFAQLRITVIDPDSNKAGRLFSAKIVELALASIPGFTLTSPPTNGTPTIFHWPALVSKEHLVQRVYVNGSEFQVVSAKAEGKAESIKPIEVKIPDVPKGKMVKIPLGRVYATRSGDKGGNANLGVWGKSPEAFSYLREYLTTKRLKELLPDMAPYEIDRYELPNLLALNFYIHGVLGEGAAASVRMDPLAKSLGEYLRAKMIDVPESLV
- a CDS encoding nitroreductase family protein → MELREILRRRRSVRSFQEREVPTELVKEVIADACLAPSSGNGQPWKFIVVNDQDTIRRLSDESKAALLSDIEKDPKLSVNRYAGAIKNEEFNVFYNAPCLVLIVGERKLNSLPVDCALAASYFMFSAAERGLGTCWVGLGSQIRSRKTREEIGLPDDYAIVAPIAVGYPERVPEPTPRNAPKILKVID